A region from the Buteo buteo chromosome 19, bButBut1.hap1.1, whole genome shotgun sequence genome encodes:
- the LOC142041844 gene encoding uncharacterized protein LOC142041844, which yields MGDRQKGKLHQESPVRAELHLFPSRRFTEDTLQGTDQRQDCKQELETESEVETSFGKRRGMITPCGMEVWECEDSDRAHISKVILAGDKPDPPMCGNGAIWIQQVGEKTYECPECGKSFSRSSYLSQHQRIHLAEKPFSCSECGKSFTRNSDLIKHQRIHTGEKPYQCNECEKTFSQRSNVIRHQRTHTGERHYQCNECGKSFSQNSHLIVHQRSHKGEKPFNCPRCEKSFSDRSSLIIHRRVHTGEKPHKCQECGKRFRDSSAIIRHQRIHTGEKPYECTECGKTFRQSSSLVTHMRTHTGEKPYKCPVCGKGFSQSSALTTHRRIHGGKALPVYHGGLLPSPYQCTECGRRCSDRSTLAKHQTTHAEERPYICVECGDSFRRSSALNVHLRIHRGERPYKCEECGKMFRHSSALGAHLRIHAGAKPYQCGECGKSFRKSSTLKVHLKIHAAKKPYKCTVGRRMLTSRSLLP from the coding sequence CAGGAGCTGGAGACAGAAAGTGAGGTGGAGACATCTTTTGGAAAGAGGCGGGGAATGATAACTCCCTGTGGGATGGAAGTCTGGGAGTGCGAGGACAGTGATAGAGCCCATATCAGCAAGGTTATTCTTGCTGGGGACAAGCCAGACCCACCCATGTGTGGGAATGGTGCCATTTGGATTCAGCAGGTGGGAGAGAAAACCTACGAGTGTCCCGAGTGTGGGAAGAGCTTCAGCCGGAGCTCGTACCTGAGCCAGCACCAGAGGATCCACCTGGCAGAGAAACCCTTCAGCTGCTCCGAATGTGGGAAAAGTTTCACCCGTAACTCAGACCTGATCAAACACCAGCGGATCCACACCGGCGAGAAGCCCTACCAGTGCAACGAGTGTGAGAAGACCTTCAGCCAGAGGTCCAATGTGATCAGGCACCAGAGGACCCACACGGGAGAGAGACACTACCAGTGCAACGAATGCGGGAAGAGCTTCAGCCAGAACTCGCATCTCATCGTCCACCAGCGAAGCCACAAGGGTGAGAAACCCTTTAATTGCCCCCGGTGTGAGAAAAGCTTCAGCGACCGCTCCTCCCTGATCATACACCGGAGAGTCCACACCGGAGAGAAGCCCCACAAGTGCCAGGAGTGCGGGAAGCGTTTCCGGGACAGCTCGGCCATCATTCGGCATCAGAGGATCCACACGGGAGAGAAACCTTACGAGTGTACTGAGTGCGGGAAAACCTTCCGGCAGAGCTCCTCGCTGGTGACCCACATGCGAACGCACACAGGCGAGAAGCCCTACAAGTGCCCTGTGTGTGGGAAGGGCTTTAGCCAGAGCTCAGCCCTCACCACTCATCGCCGGATCCACGGGGGGAAGGCCTTGCCCGTGTACCACGGTggcctcctgcccagcccctaCCAGTGCACTGAGTGCGGCCGGAGGTGCAGCGACCGCTCCACTCTGGCCAAGCACCAGACCACGCACGCCGAGGAGCGGCCCTACATCTGCGTGGAATGCGGGGACAGCTTCCGGCGGAGCTCGGCTCTCAACGTGCACCTGAGGATCCACCGCGGGGAGAGACCTTACAAGTGCGAGGAGTGCGGAAAAATGTTCAGGCACAGCTCAGCCCTCGGTGCCCACCTGAGGATCCACGCAGGAGCCAAGCCCTACCAGTGCGGCGAGTGTGGGAAAAGCTTCCGGAAAAGCTCGACGCTTAAAGTGCATTTGAAAATCCATGCGGCCAAGAAACCTTATAAATGTACTGTGGGTAGGAGAATGCTCACTTCCCGCTCGCTCCTGCCATAG
- the DDX11 gene encoding ATP-dependent DNA helicase DDX11 isoform X3 produces MESGAAAAAGPEGGRFPFPYTPYLIQERFMAALYGALEAGRVGIFESPTGTGKSLSLICGALSWLRDFEEKKQREEARLLAPAESGQEGKKALSPAGPAPPDSRGTAGEPDWVTAFVQKKEERDVVDRLKEEQIRRKKREDRLEKIRHNIQLKYAAKRKRSEEDETKHLLQLSKEVLSEGAGVDVLEQLDHNEEELILAEYESDEEKKVVSGLEEDDDDLEEEHVTKIYYCSRTHSQLSQFVREVQKSPFGKDTRLVSLGSRQNLCVNEEVRRLGALSLINDRCMEMQKNKHEKKSDEESEGKKRRASRTVCPFYSYEQMQFLRDEVLVEVKDIEQLVALGRETKACPYYGSRYAIPAAQLVVLPYQMLLHEPTRSAAGIKLKDQVVIIDEAHNLIDTITCIHSVEVSGSQLCCAHSQLLQYMERYRKRLKAKNLMYIKQILYLLERFVAMLGGNVNQNPSCQAVSQTGTVLKSINDFLFQSQIDNINLFKVQRYCEKSLISRKLFGFVERYGGPAAAVKTNKENQKLAGLQNFLLTLQQGSDKEAGAPQIPPMEAENEQLRTASPLMQIEGFLSALTNANQDGRVILSRQGTVGQSSLKFLLLNPAVHFAKVVEECRAVIIAGGTMQPVADFREQLLSCAGVDPARVVEFSCGHVIPPENILPIILCSGPSNQQLEFTYQKRDLPQMMDETGRILCNLCNVVPGGVVCFFPSYEYEKQVYAHWEKTGLLTRLATKKKIFQEPRNANQVEQVLVEYAKCIKRCSQAGGQMTGALLLSVVGGKMSEGINFSDDLGRCVIMVGMPYPNIKSPELQEKMTWLDKTLAFFCPSLLSAWGLLGHPLTQQGPELLARHLAEC; encoded by the exons atGGAaagcggggcggcggcggcggcgggccctGAGGGGGGCCGGTTCCCCTTCCCCTACACGCCCTACCTCATCCAGGAGCGGTTCATGGCGGCGCTGTACGGCGCGCTGGAGGCTGGCCGCGTCGGGATCTTCGAGAGCCCCACGGGCACG GGAAAGTCACTGAGTCTTATCTGCGGGGCCCTCTCCTGGCTCCGAGACTTCGAGGAGAAGAAGCAGCGGGAGGAGGCGCGACTTCTGGCGCCTGCAGAGagcgggcaggaggggaagaaggcGCTGAGTCCAGCGGGGCCAGCACCCCCAGACAGCAGAGGCACCGCCGGGGAACCGGACTGGGTTACGGCCTTTGtgcagaagaaggaagagcGGGACGTGGTGGACAGGCTAAAG GAAGAGCAGATCAGGAGGAAAAAGCGAGAAGATCGTCTTGAGAAAATTCGCCATAACATACAGTTAAAATATGCAGCCAAGAGGAAG AGATCTGAGGAAGATGAGACAAAGCACCTTCTTCAGCTCAGCAAAGAGGTTCTTTcagagggagctggggtggATGTTCTAGAGCAGCTGGATCACAATGAGGAGGAGCTGATTCTTGCTGAATATGAGAGTGACgaagaaaagaaagtggtaTCTGG gCTGGAGGAAGATGACGATGATTTGGAAGAGGAACATGTGACTAAG ATTTACTACTGCAGCCGCACTCACTCCCAGCTGTCTCAGTTTGTGCGTGAGGTGCAAAAAAGTCCTTTTGGCAAAGACACTCGTCTGGTCTCCTTGGGATCCAGGCAG AACCTATGTGTCAATGAGGAGGTGCGACGCTTGGGGGCTCTCTCGCTCATCAATGACCGCTGCATGGAGATGCAAAAGAACAAACATG AAAAGAAGAGTGATGAAGAGAGTGAAGGGAAGAAGAGACGTGCAAGTCGCACCGTATGCCCGTTTTATTCCTATGAGCAAATGCAGTTTCTCCGTGATGAAGTTCTAGTGGAAGTGAAAGATATTGAGCAGTTGGTGGCTTTGGGAAGGGAGACCAAAGCCTGCCCATATTATGGGAGTCGATACGCCATTCCTGCTGCTCAG CTGGTGGTGCTGCCCTATCAGATGCTCTTGCATGAGCCTACCAGGAGTGCTGCTGGGATCAAGCTGAAGGACCAGGTCGTAATCATTGATGAGGCCcacaacctcatagacaccaTCACCTGTATCCATAGTGTGGAAGTCAGTGGCTCTCAG CTGTGCTGTGCCCATTCCCAGCTGTTGCAGTACATGGAGCGATACAG GAAACGTTTGAAGGCAAAGAACTTGATGTACATTAAGCAGATCCTGTATTTGCTGGAGCGGTTTGTGGCCATGCTGGGAG GTAACGTGAACCAAAATCCTAGCTGTCAGGCAGTTTCCCAAACAG gGACAGTGCTAAAATCCATCAATGACTTTCTATTTCAGAGCCAGATTGATAATATCAATCTCTTCAAG GTTCAGCGTTACTGCGAGAAGAGCCTCATCAGTAGGAAG CTTTTTGGGTTTGTGGAGCGATATGGAGGCCCTGCCGCAGCTGTGAAGACCAACAAGGAGAACCAGAAATTGGCTGGTTTGCAGAACTTTCTTCTGACCCTCCAGCAAGGATCTGATAAAGAGG CAGGTGCTCCCCAGATCCCTCCCATGGAGGCTGAGAATGAGCAGCTCCGAACTGCCTCTCCACTGATGCAAATTGAAGGATTTCTCTCAGCCCTCACAAATGCAAACCAAGATGGCAGAGTCATTCTCAGCAGGCAAG GCACAGTTGGTCAGAGCAGCCTCAAATTCCTCTTGCTGAATCCAGCTGTCCACTTCGCCAAGGTGGTGGAAGAATGCCGTGCTGTAATCATTGCTGGGGGCACCATGCAGCCG GTGGCTGATTTCCGAGAGCAGTTGCTGTCCTGCGCTGGTGTGGACCCTGCGCGTGTGGTGGAGTTCTCTTGCG gACATGTGATTCctccagaaaacattttaccCATAATCCTCTGCAGTGGTCCTTCCAACCAGCAGCTGGAGTTTACCTACCAGAAGAGAGACCTGCCTCAGATG ATGGATGAGACAGGTCGAATCCTTTGCAACCTGTGCAACGTGGTCCCAGGGGGTGTGGTGTGCTTCTTCCCCTCCTATGAATATGAGAAGCAGGTGTATGCACACTGGGAGAAGACGGGGCTGCTCACCCGCCTGGCAACTAAGAAGAAG ATCTTTCAGGAGCCTAGGAACGCCAACCAGGTTGAGCAGGTGCTGGTGGAATATGCCAAGTGCATAAAG cgctgcagccaggcaggaggaCAGATGACAGGGgccctgctgctttctgtagtTGGAGGCAAAATGAGTGAAGGGATCAACTTCTCCGATGACCTGGGAAG GTGTGTGATTATGGTGGGAATGCCTTACCCCAACATTAAATCTCCAGAGCTCCAGGAAAAAATGACTTGGCTCGACAAAACATTG GCTTTCTTCTGTCCCTCCCTACTCTCAGCTTGGGGTCTGCTTGGCCACCCACTCACTCAGCAGGG cccagagctgctggccaggcaCCTAGCAGAGTGCTGA
- the DDX11 gene encoding ATP-dependent DNA helicase DDX11 isoform X1, with the protein MESGAAAAAGPEGGRFPFPYTPYLIQERFMAALYGALEAGRVGIFESPTGTGKSLSLICGALSWLRDFEEKKQREEARLLAPAESGQEGKKALSPAGPAPPDSRGTAGEPDWVTAFVQKKEERDVVDRLKEEQIRRKKREDRLEKIRHNIQLKYAAKRKRSEEDETKHLLQLSKEVLSEGAGVDVLEQLDHNEEELILAEYESDEEKKVVSGLEEDDDDLEEEHVTKIYYCSRTHSQLSQFVREVQKSPFGKDTRLVSLGSRQNLCVNEEVRRLGALSLINDRCMEMQKNKHEKKSDEESEGKKRRASRTVCPFYSYEQMQFLRDEVLVEVKDIEQLVALGRETKACPYYGSRYAIPAAQLVVLPYQMLLHEPTRSAAGIKLKDQVVIIDEAHNLIDTITCIHSVEVSGSQLCCAHSQLLQYMERYRKRLKAKNLMYIKQILYLLERFVAMLGGNVNQNPSCQAVSQTGTVLKSINDFLFQSQIDNINLFKVQRYCEKSLISRKLFGFVERYGGPAAAVKTNKENQKLAGLQNFLLTLQQGSDKEAGAPQIPPMEAENEQLRTASPLMQIEGFLSALTNANQDGRVILSRQGTVGQSSLKFLLLNPAVHFAKVVEECRAVIIAGGTMQPVADFREQLLSCAGVDPARVVEFSCGHVIPPENILPIILCSGPSNQQLEFTYQKRDLPQMMDETGRILCNLCNVVPGGVVCFFPSYEYEKQVYAHWEKTGLLTRLATKKKIFQEPRNANQVEQVLVEYAKCIKRCSQAGGQMTGALLLSVVGGKMSEGINFSDDLGRCVIMVGMPYPNIKSPELQEKMTWLDKTLPRAAGQAPSRVLIENLCMKAVNQSIGRAIRHQKDFASILLLDHRYARPAIFNKLPQWIRERTQVKPAFGSAFAELRKFHRGKSDAL; encoded by the exons atGGAaagcggggcggcggcggcggcgggccctGAGGGGGGCCGGTTCCCCTTCCCCTACACGCCCTACCTCATCCAGGAGCGGTTCATGGCGGCGCTGTACGGCGCGCTGGAGGCTGGCCGCGTCGGGATCTTCGAGAGCCCCACGGGCACG GGAAAGTCACTGAGTCTTATCTGCGGGGCCCTCTCCTGGCTCCGAGACTTCGAGGAGAAGAAGCAGCGGGAGGAGGCGCGACTTCTGGCGCCTGCAGAGagcgggcaggaggggaagaaggcGCTGAGTCCAGCGGGGCCAGCACCCCCAGACAGCAGAGGCACCGCCGGGGAACCGGACTGGGTTACGGCCTTTGtgcagaagaaggaagagcGGGACGTGGTGGACAGGCTAAAG GAAGAGCAGATCAGGAGGAAAAAGCGAGAAGATCGTCTTGAGAAAATTCGCCATAACATACAGTTAAAATATGCAGCCAAGAGGAAG AGATCTGAGGAAGATGAGACAAAGCACCTTCTTCAGCTCAGCAAAGAGGTTCTTTcagagggagctggggtggATGTTCTAGAGCAGCTGGATCACAATGAGGAGGAGCTGATTCTTGCTGAATATGAGAGTGACgaagaaaagaaagtggtaTCTGG gCTGGAGGAAGATGACGATGATTTGGAAGAGGAACATGTGACTAAG ATTTACTACTGCAGCCGCACTCACTCCCAGCTGTCTCAGTTTGTGCGTGAGGTGCAAAAAAGTCCTTTTGGCAAAGACACTCGTCTGGTCTCCTTGGGATCCAGGCAG AACCTATGTGTCAATGAGGAGGTGCGACGCTTGGGGGCTCTCTCGCTCATCAATGACCGCTGCATGGAGATGCAAAAGAACAAACATG AAAAGAAGAGTGATGAAGAGAGTGAAGGGAAGAAGAGACGTGCAAGTCGCACCGTATGCCCGTTTTATTCCTATGAGCAAATGCAGTTTCTCCGTGATGAAGTTCTAGTGGAAGTGAAAGATATTGAGCAGTTGGTGGCTTTGGGAAGGGAGACCAAAGCCTGCCCATATTATGGGAGTCGATACGCCATTCCTGCTGCTCAG CTGGTGGTGCTGCCCTATCAGATGCTCTTGCATGAGCCTACCAGGAGTGCTGCTGGGATCAAGCTGAAGGACCAGGTCGTAATCATTGATGAGGCCcacaacctcatagacaccaTCACCTGTATCCATAGTGTGGAAGTCAGTGGCTCTCAG CTGTGCTGTGCCCATTCCCAGCTGTTGCAGTACATGGAGCGATACAG GAAACGTTTGAAGGCAAAGAACTTGATGTACATTAAGCAGATCCTGTATTTGCTGGAGCGGTTTGTGGCCATGCTGGGAG GTAACGTGAACCAAAATCCTAGCTGTCAGGCAGTTTCCCAAACAG gGACAGTGCTAAAATCCATCAATGACTTTCTATTTCAGAGCCAGATTGATAATATCAATCTCTTCAAG GTTCAGCGTTACTGCGAGAAGAGCCTCATCAGTAGGAAG CTTTTTGGGTTTGTGGAGCGATATGGAGGCCCTGCCGCAGCTGTGAAGACCAACAAGGAGAACCAGAAATTGGCTGGTTTGCAGAACTTTCTTCTGACCCTCCAGCAAGGATCTGATAAAGAGG CAGGTGCTCCCCAGATCCCTCCCATGGAGGCTGAGAATGAGCAGCTCCGAACTGCCTCTCCACTGATGCAAATTGAAGGATTTCTCTCAGCCCTCACAAATGCAAACCAAGATGGCAGAGTCATTCTCAGCAGGCAAG GCACAGTTGGTCAGAGCAGCCTCAAATTCCTCTTGCTGAATCCAGCTGTCCACTTCGCCAAGGTGGTGGAAGAATGCCGTGCTGTAATCATTGCTGGGGGCACCATGCAGCCG GTGGCTGATTTCCGAGAGCAGTTGCTGTCCTGCGCTGGTGTGGACCCTGCGCGTGTGGTGGAGTTCTCTTGCG gACATGTGATTCctccagaaaacattttaccCATAATCCTCTGCAGTGGTCCTTCCAACCAGCAGCTGGAGTTTACCTACCAGAAGAGAGACCTGCCTCAGATG ATGGATGAGACAGGTCGAATCCTTTGCAACCTGTGCAACGTGGTCCCAGGGGGTGTGGTGTGCTTCTTCCCCTCCTATGAATATGAGAAGCAGGTGTATGCACACTGGGAGAAGACGGGGCTGCTCACCCGCCTGGCAACTAAGAAGAAG ATCTTTCAGGAGCCTAGGAACGCCAACCAGGTTGAGCAGGTGCTGGTGGAATATGCCAAGTGCATAAAG cgctgcagccaggcaggaggaCAGATGACAGGGgccctgctgctttctgtagtTGGAGGCAAAATGAGTGAAGGGATCAACTTCTCCGATGACCTGGGAAG GTGTGTGATTATGGTGGGAATGCCTTACCCCAACATTAAATCTCCAGAGCTCCAGGAAAAAATGACTTGGCTCGACAAAACATTG cccagagctgctggccaggcaCCTAGCAGAGTGCTGATTGAAAACCTGTGCATGAAGGCAGTAAACCAGTCAATAG GCAGAGCCATTCGCCATCAGAAGGACTTTGCAAGCATCCTGCTCCTGGACCACAGGTACGCACGCCCTGCCATCTTTAACAAACTGCCGCAGTGGATCAGGGAGAGAACCCAGGTGAAACCTGCCTTTGGATCAGCTTTTGCAGAGTTAAGAAAG TTCCATCGAGGGAAATCGGATGCTTTGTGA
- the DDX11 gene encoding ATP-dependent DNA helicase DDX11 isoform X2, protein MESGAAAAAGPEGGRFPFPYTPYLIQERFMAALYGALEAGRVGIFESPTGTGKSLSLICGALSWLRDFEEKKQREEARLLAPAESGQEGKKALSPAGPAPPDSRGTAGEPDWVTAFVQKKEERDVVDRLKEEQIRRKKREDRLEKIRHNIQLKYAAKRKRSEEDETKHLLQLSKEVLSEGAGVDVLEQLDHNEEELILAEYESDEEKKVVSGLEEDDDDLEEEHVTKIYYCSRTHSQLSQFVREVQKSPFGKDTRLVSLGSRQNLCVNEEVRRLGALSLINDRCMEMQKNKHEKKSDEESEGKKRRASRTVCPFYSYEQMQFLRDEVLVEVKDIEQLVALGRETKACPYYGSRYAIPAAQLVVLPYQMLLHEPTRSAAGIKLKDQVVIIDEAHNLIDTITCIHSVEVSGSQLCCAHSQLLQYMERYRKRLKAKNLMYIKQILYLLERFVAMLGGNVNQNPSCQAVSQTGTVLKSINDFLFQSQIDNINLFKVQRYCEKSLISRKLFGFVERYGGPAAAVKTNKENQKLAGLQNFLLTLQQGSDKEGAPQIPPMEAENEQLRTASPLMQIEGFLSALTNANQDGRVILSRQGTVGQSSLKFLLLNPAVHFAKVVEECRAVIIAGGTMQPVADFREQLLSCAGVDPARVVEFSCGHVIPPENILPIILCSGPSNQQLEFTYQKRDLPQMMDETGRILCNLCNVVPGGVVCFFPSYEYEKQVYAHWEKTGLLTRLATKKKIFQEPRNANQVEQVLVEYAKCIKRCSQAGGQMTGALLLSVVGGKMSEGINFSDDLGRCVIMVGMPYPNIKSPELQEKMTWLDKTLPRAAGQAPSRVLIENLCMKAVNQSIGRAIRHQKDFASILLLDHRYARPAIFNKLPQWIRERTQVKPAFGSAFAELRKFHRGKSDAL, encoded by the exons atGGAaagcggggcggcggcggcggcgggccctGAGGGGGGCCGGTTCCCCTTCCCCTACACGCCCTACCTCATCCAGGAGCGGTTCATGGCGGCGCTGTACGGCGCGCTGGAGGCTGGCCGCGTCGGGATCTTCGAGAGCCCCACGGGCACG GGAAAGTCACTGAGTCTTATCTGCGGGGCCCTCTCCTGGCTCCGAGACTTCGAGGAGAAGAAGCAGCGGGAGGAGGCGCGACTTCTGGCGCCTGCAGAGagcgggcaggaggggaagaaggcGCTGAGTCCAGCGGGGCCAGCACCCCCAGACAGCAGAGGCACCGCCGGGGAACCGGACTGGGTTACGGCCTTTGtgcagaagaaggaagagcGGGACGTGGTGGACAGGCTAAAG GAAGAGCAGATCAGGAGGAAAAAGCGAGAAGATCGTCTTGAGAAAATTCGCCATAACATACAGTTAAAATATGCAGCCAAGAGGAAG AGATCTGAGGAAGATGAGACAAAGCACCTTCTTCAGCTCAGCAAAGAGGTTCTTTcagagggagctggggtggATGTTCTAGAGCAGCTGGATCACAATGAGGAGGAGCTGATTCTTGCTGAATATGAGAGTGACgaagaaaagaaagtggtaTCTGG gCTGGAGGAAGATGACGATGATTTGGAAGAGGAACATGTGACTAAG ATTTACTACTGCAGCCGCACTCACTCCCAGCTGTCTCAGTTTGTGCGTGAGGTGCAAAAAAGTCCTTTTGGCAAAGACACTCGTCTGGTCTCCTTGGGATCCAGGCAG AACCTATGTGTCAATGAGGAGGTGCGACGCTTGGGGGCTCTCTCGCTCATCAATGACCGCTGCATGGAGATGCAAAAGAACAAACATG AAAAGAAGAGTGATGAAGAGAGTGAAGGGAAGAAGAGACGTGCAAGTCGCACCGTATGCCCGTTTTATTCCTATGAGCAAATGCAGTTTCTCCGTGATGAAGTTCTAGTGGAAGTGAAAGATATTGAGCAGTTGGTGGCTTTGGGAAGGGAGACCAAAGCCTGCCCATATTATGGGAGTCGATACGCCATTCCTGCTGCTCAG CTGGTGGTGCTGCCCTATCAGATGCTCTTGCATGAGCCTACCAGGAGTGCTGCTGGGATCAAGCTGAAGGACCAGGTCGTAATCATTGATGAGGCCcacaacctcatagacaccaTCACCTGTATCCATAGTGTGGAAGTCAGTGGCTCTCAG CTGTGCTGTGCCCATTCCCAGCTGTTGCAGTACATGGAGCGATACAG GAAACGTTTGAAGGCAAAGAACTTGATGTACATTAAGCAGATCCTGTATTTGCTGGAGCGGTTTGTGGCCATGCTGGGAG GTAACGTGAACCAAAATCCTAGCTGTCAGGCAGTTTCCCAAACAG gGACAGTGCTAAAATCCATCAATGACTTTCTATTTCAGAGCCAGATTGATAATATCAATCTCTTCAAG GTTCAGCGTTACTGCGAGAAGAGCCTCATCAGTAGGAAG CTTTTTGGGTTTGTGGAGCGATATGGAGGCCCTGCCGCAGCTGTGAAGACCAACAAGGAGAACCAGAAATTGGCTGGTTTGCAGAACTTTCTTCTGACCCTCCAGCAAGGATCTGATAAAGAGG GTGCTCCCCAGATCCCTCCCATGGAGGCTGAGAATGAGCAGCTCCGAACTGCCTCTCCACTGATGCAAATTGAAGGATTTCTCTCAGCCCTCACAAATGCAAACCAAGATGGCAGAGTCATTCTCAGCAGGCAAG GCACAGTTGGTCAGAGCAGCCTCAAATTCCTCTTGCTGAATCCAGCTGTCCACTTCGCCAAGGTGGTGGAAGAATGCCGTGCTGTAATCATTGCTGGGGGCACCATGCAGCCG GTGGCTGATTTCCGAGAGCAGTTGCTGTCCTGCGCTGGTGTGGACCCTGCGCGTGTGGTGGAGTTCTCTTGCG gACATGTGATTCctccagaaaacattttaccCATAATCCTCTGCAGTGGTCCTTCCAACCAGCAGCTGGAGTTTACCTACCAGAAGAGAGACCTGCCTCAGATG ATGGATGAGACAGGTCGAATCCTTTGCAACCTGTGCAACGTGGTCCCAGGGGGTGTGGTGTGCTTCTTCCCCTCCTATGAATATGAGAAGCAGGTGTATGCACACTGGGAGAAGACGGGGCTGCTCACCCGCCTGGCAACTAAGAAGAAG ATCTTTCAGGAGCCTAGGAACGCCAACCAGGTTGAGCAGGTGCTGGTGGAATATGCCAAGTGCATAAAG cgctgcagccaggcaggaggaCAGATGACAGGGgccctgctgctttctgtagtTGGAGGCAAAATGAGTGAAGGGATCAACTTCTCCGATGACCTGGGAAG GTGTGTGATTATGGTGGGAATGCCTTACCCCAACATTAAATCTCCAGAGCTCCAGGAAAAAATGACTTGGCTCGACAAAACATTG cccagagctgctggccaggcaCCTAGCAGAGTGCTGATTGAAAACCTGTGCATGAAGGCAGTAAACCAGTCAATAG GCAGAGCCATTCGCCATCAGAAGGACTTTGCAAGCATCCTGCTCCTGGACCACAGGTACGCACGCCCTGCCATCTTTAACAAACTGCCGCAGTGGATCAGGGAGAGAACCCAGGTGAAACCTGCCTTTGGATCAGCTTTTGCAGAGTTAAGAAAG TTCCATCGAGGGAAATCGGATGCTTTGTGA